Proteins encoded by one window of Microplitis mediator isolate UGA2020A chromosome 1, iyMicMedi2.1, whole genome shotgun sequence:
- the LOC130671246 gene encoding autophagy-related protein 13 isoform X1 produces MSAMKLSMQDKKDLDKFMKFLAFKAAQIIVQSRSGEKVITKCKPDSSGADWFNLAVHDLPEVLAEAKKVLCGEAISSSIPLCIEISLRTIEGDTMVLETWSLGVLPEQSDPTIRVTYTVYNRMGILLKSLLSISRVTPAYKLSRRQGPDSYVICYRIYMGEPQLHTLGDNYKHIRVGQLCTPVGTIHLSVSYRTKMTISPTHTSRDSIMLKSDHFHSDLSPRHARYQQSEEISKSLSDTIKVGAFVVNNKVVVNEEDLVIPDVPFSALLTPRQTSPPLGLIPDRPSPPTSTSATTTASTAPVNSTTAATSVLTCTPLSSVVGANLDTNNGNNDKSSSIGNATSKCNSRNGSRRSSCSITSANDDFIMVDLKTPFASTNTNSDLSAFYRECQSAPQLQAFLEEERTLAEQVGDLTKQLETFEINMQKYEDILSTLCQTDNNNQ; encoded by the exons ATGTCTGCAATGAAATTAAGTATGCAAGATAAAAAAGATTTGGATAAATTTATGAAGTTTTTGGCTTTTAAAGCTGCACAAATAATTGTACAGTCAAGATCTGGTGAAAAAGTTATTACTAAATGTAAACCAGATTCTTCAGGAGCAGATTGg TTTAATTTGGCAGTTCACGATCTTCCTGAGGTCCTAGCagaagccaaaaaagtgttgTGCGGTGAAGCAATAAGTTCTTCGATACCATTATGTATAGAAATATCATTAAGAACTATCGAAGGTGATACAATGGTCCTAGAAACATGGAGTTTGGGTGTTTTACCTGAACAAAGTGATCCTACAATAAGAGTTACTTATACTGTTTATAATAGAATGggaattttacttaaatcatTACTTTCGATATCGAGAGTTACGCCTGCTTATAAACTAAGTCGTCGACAAGGACCAGATTCATATGTTATTTGTTATAGAATTTATATGGGTGAACCACAACTTCATACACTAG GAGATAATTATAAACATATAAGAGTTGGTCAACTTTGTACTCCTGTTGGTACAATTCATTTATCAGTATCCTATCGGACTAAAATGACGATATCACCCACGCACACAAGCCGGGATTCTATAATGCTCAAAAGTGATCACTTTCACTCAGATCTAAGTCCAAGACACGCTCGATATCAACAgag TGAAGAAATATCAAAATCATTAAGTGATACTATTAAAGTGGGAGCGTTTGTTGTTAATAACAAAGTTGTTGTAAATGAAGAAGACTTAGTTATACCAGATGTACCATTTAGTGCATTATTAACTCCAAGACAAACATCCCCACCTCTTGGACTTATTCCTGATAGACCGAGTCCTCCGACATCAACCTCCGCAACAACTACAGCTTCTACTGCTCCCGTTAATTCTACTACAGCTGCGACTTCTGTTCTCACGTGTACTCCATTGAGCAGCGTCGTAGGAGCTAATTTGGATACAAATAAtggaaataatgataaatcatCATCAATTGGCAACGCAACGTCCAAATGTAATTCAAGGAATGGATCAAGAAGAAGTAGCTGCTCAATCACCAGCGCGAACGACGATTTCATTATGGTAGActtg aaaactCCTTTTGCTAGTACTAATACAAATAGTGATTTGAGTGCTTTTTATCGTGAATGCCAGAGTGCACCGCAACTTCAAGCATTCTTGGAAGAAGAAAGAACATTGGCTGAACAAGTTGGTGATCTTACTAAACAATTAGagacatttgaaataaatatgcaAAAGTATGAAGATATACTTTCTACGTTGTGTCaaactgataataataatcagtaa
- the LOC130671246 gene encoding autophagy-related protein 13 homolog isoform X2, with translation MSAMKLSMQDKKDLDKFMKFLAFKAAQIIVQSRSGEKVITKCKPDSSGADWFNLAVHDLPEVLAEAKKVLCGEAISSSIPLCIEISLRTIEGDTMVLETWSLGVLPEQSDPTIRVTYTVYNRMGILLKSLLSISRVTPAYKLSRRQGPDSYVICYRIYMGEPQLHTLGDNYKHIRVGQLCTPVGTIHLSVSYRTKMTISPTHTSRDSIMLKSDHFHSDLSPRHARYQQSEEISKSLSDTIKVGAFVVNNKVVVNEEDLVIPDVPFSALLTPRQTSPPLGLIPDRPSPPTSTSATTTASTAPVNSTTAATSVLTCTPLSSVVGANLDTNNGNNDKSSSIGNATSKCNSRNGSRRSSCSITSANDDFIMKTPFASTNTNSDLSAFYRECQSAPQLQAFLEEERTLAEQVGDLTKQLETFEINMQKYEDILSTLCQTDNNNQ, from the exons ATGTCTGCAATGAAATTAAGTATGCAAGATAAAAAAGATTTGGATAAATTTATGAAGTTTTTGGCTTTTAAAGCTGCACAAATAATTGTACAGTCAAGATCTGGTGAAAAAGTTATTACTAAATGTAAACCAGATTCTTCAGGAGCAGATTGg TTTAATTTGGCAGTTCACGATCTTCCTGAGGTCCTAGCagaagccaaaaaagtgttgTGCGGTGAAGCAATAAGTTCTTCGATACCATTATGTATAGAAATATCATTAAGAACTATCGAAGGTGATACAATGGTCCTAGAAACATGGAGTTTGGGTGTTTTACCTGAACAAAGTGATCCTACAATAAGAGTTACTTATACTGTTTATAATAGAATGggaattttacttaaatcatTACTTTCGATATCGAGAGTTACGCCTGCTTATAAACTAAGTCGTCGACAAGGACCAGATTCATATGTTATTTGTTATAGAATTTATATGGGTGAACCACAACTTCATACACTAG GAGATAATTATAAACATATAAGAGTTGGTCAACTTTGTACTCCTGTTGGTACAATTCATTTATCAGTATCCTATCGGACTAAAATGACGATATCACCCACGCACACAAGCCGGGATTCTATAATGCTCAAAAGTGATCACTTTCACTCAGATCTAAGTCCAAGACACGCTCGATATCAACAgag TGAAGAAATATCAAAATCATTAAGTGATACTATTAAAGTGGGAGCGTTTGTTGTTAATAACAAAGTTGTTGTAAATGAAGAAGACTTAGTTATACCAGATGTACCATTTAGTGCATTATTAACTCCAAGACAAACATCCCCACCTCTTGGACTTATTCCTGATAGACCGAGTCCTCCGACATCAACCTCCGCAACAACTACAGCTTCTACTGCTCCCGTTAATTCTACTACAGCTGCGACTTCTGTTCTCACGTGTACTCCATTGAGCAGCGTCGTAGGAGCTAATTTGGATACAAATAAtggaaataatgataaatcatCATCAATTGGCAACGCAACGTCCAAATGTAATTCAAGGAATGGATCAAGAAGAAGTAGCTGCTCAATCACCAGCGCGAACGACGATTTCATTATG aaaactCCTTTTGCTAGTACTAATACAAATAGTGATTTGAGTGCTTTTTATCGTGAATGCCAGAGTGCACCGCAACTTCAAGCATTCTTGGAAGAAGAAAGAACATTGGCTGAACAAGTTGGTGATCTTACTAAACAATTAGagacatttgaaataaatatgcaAAAGTATGAAGATATACTTTCTACGTTGTGTCaaactgataataataatcagtaa